In Granulicatella elegans, one genomic interval encodes:
- a CDS encoding DUF819 domain-containing protein — protein sequence MISANETWILWSIIIVIATASIYLENHYEWASKISGPIIGLLAAATLSNVGIIPVESPVYDQVWGVVVPLAIPMLLFTCDLKQIWKESGRLLLIFLISSVGTILGALVGYAFLVKMIPVLNHIAGMMVGSYIGGGVNFVAVASAFDIPKELISAATVADNLLMVFYFLILLMIPSMAFFKKHFKFAYSNKELEDSKEYRSKTVVTLQDIAFVFAIAVVIVTVSFSLSKGIATLGQNSVIQFISNKYLILTTLTVAASTFFSSFFKKIHGANEIGTFLIYLFFVVIGIPASIEAIIAKSPLLLVFCAIMVFVNMFVTFLGAKVFGFTIEEAILASNANIGGPTTAAAMAVSKGWHRFVAPTMLVGTLGYILGTYIGILAGNLLM from the coding sequence ATGATTTCTGCAAATGAGACTTGGATTCTTTGGTCTATTATTATTGTCATTGCAACAGCAAGTATTTATTTAGAAAATCATTATGAATGGGCATCGAAAATTAGTGGTCCGATTATTGGTTTATTAGCAGCAGCTACATTAAGCAATGTTGGCATCATTCCTGTTGAATCTCCTGTTTATGATCAAGTATGGGGTGTTGTAGTTCCATTAGCGATTCCGATGTTATTATTTACATGTGATTTAAAACAAATTTGGAAAGAAAGTGGACGTCTATTATTGATTTTCTTAATTAGTTCTGTCGGAACTATATTAGGGGCTTTAGTAGGATATGCTTTCTTAGTCAAAATGATTCCTGTATTGAATCATATTGCCGGAATGATGGTTGGAAGTTATATCGGTGGTGGAGTTAACTTTGTGGCAGTTGCTTCTGCATTTGATATTCCAAAAGAATTAATTTCTGCCGCTACTGTAGCGGATAATTTATTAATGGTATTTTATTTCTTAATTTTATTAATGATTCCATCTATGGCATTTTTCAAGAAGCATTTTAAATTTGCTTATTCAAATAAAGAGTTAGAAGACTCTAAAGAGTATCGTTCTAAAACAGTCGTTACATTACAAGATATTGCTTTTGTATTTGCGATTGCAGTAGTGATTGTAACGGTAAGCTTTAGTTTATCAAAAGGGATTGCTACTCTTGGACAAAATAGTGTGATTCAATTTATCTCGAATAAGTATTTAATTCTAACCACTTTAACCGTTGCAGCTTCGACATTTTTTTCTTCATTTTTTAAGAAAATTCATGGAGCAAATGAAATTGGAACTTTCTTAATTTACTTATTCTTCGTAGTTATTGGGATTCCTGCTTCAATTGAGGCGATTATTGCGAAATCTCCATTACTTTTAGTGTTCTGTGCCATTATGGTCTTTGTAAATATGTTCGTGACATTCTTAGGGGCAAAAGTATTTGGCTTTACAATTGAAGAAGCTATTTTAGCATCAAATGCAAATATTGGAGGACCAACAACGGCAGCAGCCATGGCAGTATCAAAAGGCTGGCATCGCTTCGTAGCACCAACCATGTTAGTAGGAACATTAGGCTATATACTAGGAACCTATATTGGAATATTAGCAGGAAACTTACTAATGTAA
- the rbfA gene encoding 30S ribosome-binding factor RbfA produces MANFRVGRVSQEILREVNDILSKKVRDPRVQEITITEVDVTGDLQIATVYYTTLQTLASERQATERGLEKSKGLIRRELGKRLSLYKTPELIFKRDESVDYGNHIEELLKSIQQEDEER; encoded by the coding sequence ATGGCGAATTTCCGTGTTGGTCGTGTTTCTCAAGAAATTTTGAGAGAAGTGAATGATATTTTGTCAAAAAAAGTTCGTGATCCTCGTGTGCAAGAAATTACTATTACCGAGGTCGATGTAACGGGCGATTTGCAAATTGCGACGGTTTATTATACAACTTTGCAAACTTTAGCGAGTGAACGCCAAGCAACTGAACGTGGATTGGAAAAATCTAAAGGTTTAATTCGTCGTGAATTAGGGAAACGTTTATCTCTCTATAAAACGCCTGAATTAATTTTTAAACGTGATGAGTCTGTTGATTATGGAAACCATATCGAAGAATTGTTGAAGAGTATCCAACAAGAGGATGAGGAACGTTAA
- the infB gene encoding translation initiation factor IF-2, whose protein sequence is MSKTRVYELAKELKLPSKDIIEKAKQLGITYNSHMSTMEDGEVITIKASISTKKEKSKKVVEKKETPAPKKVEPKKDAAQPKKETGKKEKVKKAEQKPTHSPKQQDKNHQPNQNQNKHGHKKESMQKQEKVVNKGPKHQSRDAESYSNHRESKKNNDFKRGNQKRGGERNPQENFNKKNRHQKNNRKQQKNAEKKPAVPARKFHELPDVLVYTDGMTVAELAKKIKREPAEIIKKLFLLGVMATLNQGLSKDAIELLAADYGMDAEEKIEKDISDLDVYFEEAAAEIDSHAVRPPVVTIMGHVDHGKTTLLDQLRNSSVVAGEAGGITQHIGAYQIKIDGKPITFLDTPGHAAFTTMRARGADITDITIIVVAADDGVMPQTIEAINHAKAADVPIIVAVNKIDKPAANPGRVMQELSDLGLVPEAWGGDTIFVEISAKFNQNIEELLEMILLVAEMQELSANANRLALGTVIEARLDKTKGPIATLLVQEGTLKVGDPIVVGNTFGRVRVMVNDQGRRVKTAVPATPVEITGLNASPQAGDRFVVFEDEKSARAAGEERAKRALIEQRNASSRITLDNLFSTLKDGEMKEVNVIIKADVQGSVEALASSLQKIEVEGVRVKIIHTAVGAINESDITLATASNAIIIGFNVRPTPQAKIQAESDQVDIRLHRIIYNVIDEIETAMKGMLDPEFEEKITGSAIVRETYTVSKLGTIAGSYVTEGVVKRSSQVRLIRDNIVIYEGELASLKRFKDDAKEVKLGFECGIMIEGYNDIKVDDIIEAFEMVEIKRK, encoded by the coding sequence ATGTCAAAAACACGTGTATATGAACTTGCAAAAGAATTAAAACTACCTAGTAAGGACATTATCGAAAAAGCAAAACAATTAGGCATTACTTATAACAGTCATATGTCAACAATGGAAGATGGAGAAGTAATAACAATTAAAGCTTCTATTTCTACAAAGAAAGAAAAGTCAAAGAAAGTTGTTGAAAAGAAAGAAACTCCTGCGCCTAAAAAAGTAGAGCCAAAAAAAGATGCAGCGCAACCTAAAAAGGAAACTGGAAAAAAAGAAAAAGTGAAAAAAGCTGAACAAAAACCAACACATTCACCAAAACAACAGGATAAAAATCATCAACCAAACCAAAATCAAAATAAACATGGACATAAGAAGGAATCTATGCAAAAACAAGAAAAAGTAGTAAACAAAGGACCAAAACATCAGTCACGTGATGCAGAATCATATTCAAATCATCGTGAATCTAAAAAGAATAATGATTTCAAACGTGGAAATCAAAAACGTGGTGGCGAACGTAATCCACAAGAAAACTTCAATAAGAAAAATCGTCATCAAAAAAATAACCGTAAACAACAAAAGAATGCTGAAAAAAAACCAGCAGTTCCAGCACGTAAATTCCATGAATTACCAGATGTATTAGTGTATACAGATGGAATGACAGTAGCTGAATTAGCGAAAAAGATTAAACGTGAACCAGCAGAAATTATTAAAAAATTATTCTTATTAGGTGTAATGGCAACATTAAACCAAGGATTATCAAAAGATGCGATTGAATTATTAGCAGCAGACTATGGTATGGATGCTGAAGAAAAAATCGAAAAAGACATTTCTGATTTAGATGTATACTTTGAAGAAGCAGCTGCTGAGATCGACTCACATGCAGTTCGTCCTCCAGTTGTTACAATCATGGGACACGTTGACCATGGTAAAACAACTTTACTTGACCAATTAAGAAATTCTTCTGTAGTAGCTGGAGAAGCTGGAGGAATTACACAACATATTGGTGCTTACCAAATTAAAATTGATGGCAAACCAATTACATTCTTAGATACACCAGGTCACGCGGCGTTTACAACAATGCGTGCTCGTGGTGCGGATATCACAGATATTACAATTATTGTAGTTGCTGCGGATGACGGTGTAATGCCACAAACAATTGAAGCAATTAACCATGCTAAAGCAGCAGATGTTCCAATTATTGTTGCTGTAAACAAAATTGATAAACCAGCTGCTAATCCAGGTCGTGTGATGCAAGAATTATCTGATTTAGGTTTAGTTCCTGAAGCATGGGGTGGAGATACAATCTTCGTTGAAATCTCTGCTAAATTTAATCAAAATATCGAAGAATTATTAGAAATGATTTTATTAGTAGCTGAAATGCAAGAATTAAGTGCAAATGCTAATCGTTTAGCATTAGGTACAGTTATTGAAGCTCGTTTAGATAAAACAAAAGGACCTATCGCAACATTATTAGTTCAAGAAGGAACTCTTAAAGTTGGAGACCCAATCGTTGTTGGTAATACATTCGGACGTGTTCGTGTAATGGTGAATGACCAAGGACGCCGTGTGAAAACAGCTGTTCCAGCAACTCCAGTAGAAATTACAGGGTTAAATGCATCACCACAAGCAGGAGATCGCTTCGTAGTATTTGAAGATGAAAAATCGGCTCGTGCTGCAGGTGAAGAACGTGCGAAACGTGCTTTAATTGAACAACGTAATGCATCAAGCCGTATTACATTAGATAACTTATTCTCAACATTAAAAGATGGAGAAATGAAAGAAGTTAACGTGATTATTAAAGCTGACGTACAAGGTTCTGTTGAAGCTTTAGCTTCAAGTTTACAAAAAATTGAAGTTGAAGGCGTACGTGTGAAAATTATTCATACAGCTGTTGGGGCAATTAATGAAAGTGATATTACTTTAGCAACAGCAAGTAATGCGATTATTATTGGTTTCAACGTAAGACCTACACCTCAAGCGAAGATTCAAGCTGAATCTGATCAAGTAGATATTCGTTTACACCGTATTATTTATAATGTTATTGATGAAATTGAAACAGCGATGAAAGGTATGTTAGATCCTGAATTTGAAGAGAAAATTACAGGTTCTGCTATCGTTCGTGAAACGTATACAGTTTCTAAATTAGGTACAATTGCTGGTTCATATGTTACTGAAGGGGTTGTAAAACGTTCTAGTCAAGTTCGTTTAATCCGTGATAACATTGTTATTTACGAAGGTGAATTAGCAAGCTTGAAACGTTTCAAAGATGATGCTAAAGAAGTGAAATTAGGATTTGAATGTGGAATTATGATTGAAGGCTACAATGATATTAAAGTAGATGATATTATCGAAGCATTTGAAATGGTTGAAATTAAAAGAAAATAG
- a CDS encoding L7Ae/L30e/S12e/Gadd45 family ribosomal protein, translating into MENIDKKKALNLLGMATRARKLISGEEQVLQSIQKEKVNLVICTTNSSENTVKKIKNKCEYYEIPFIQQFTTEEVSQAIGKQRSIIAIADQGFTKSLMKMKGFNDMNE; encoded by the coding sequence ATGGAAAACATTGATAAAAAGAAAGCTCTCAATTTATTAGGAATGGCAACAAGAGCTCGTAAACTAATATCTGGAGAAGAGCAAGTACTGCAAAGTATTCAAAAAGAAAAAGTGAATCTCGTTATTTGTACAACAAATAGTAGTGAGAATACCGTAAAGAAAATCAAAAATAAATGTGAATATTATGAAATCCCTTTTATTCAGCAATTTACAACGGAAGAAGTTTCGCAGGCGATTGGAAAACAACGTTCGATTATCGCAATTGCTGATCAAGGTTTTACAAAAAGTCTGATGAAGATGAAAGGATTTAACGATATGAACGAATAG
- the rnpM gene encoding RNase P modulator RnpM, translated as MKKRKIPMRRCIASGEMMPKKELVRIVRNSEGVAQIDPTGKVNGRGAYITLEPTLVEKAWKNHLFERQLEIEIPDSFYEELLQYVDHQKARKELFSDGKH; from the coding sequence ATGAAAAAAAGAAAAATTCCAATGCGTCGTTGTATAGCTTCTGGAGAAATGATGCCTAAGAAAGAATTGGTACGGATTGTTCGTAACAGTGAAGGTGTCGCTCAAATTGATCCTACTGGAAAAGTCAATGGAAGAGGAGCTTATATTACATTAGAACCGACTCTTGTTGAAAAAGCGTGGAAGAATCATTTATTTGAACGTCAATTAGAAATTGAAATCCCAGATAGTTTCTATGAAGAACTATTGCAATATGTGGATCACCAAAAAGCTAGAAAAGAGTTATTTAGTGATGGAAAACATTGA
- the nusA gene encoding transcription termination factor NusA — MSKEMIKALNILEEEKGISKEVVITALEAALVSAYKKNYGQAQNVEVEFDAKKGKMHVYAVKEVVEYVFDSTLEVSIEEAHELHKAYEVGDKIRFEVTPKDFGRIAAQTAKQVIMQRLRDAERTNIYNEFIEYENEIMTGVVDRQDFRYVYVNLGKIVAGMTKQDQIPTEEYLPDQRIKVLVSKVDNTTKGPLIFVSRTHPDLLKRLFEQEVPEIYEGVVEIVSIAREAGDRAKVAVRSRDTNLDPVGTCVGPRGQRVQNIVNELNGENMDIVEWNEDPSVYIANALNPAQVVKVDFDSDRNSCIVVVPDHQLSLAIGKRGQNARLAAKLTGFRIDIKSESAYQEYLNQLDSELPTVEETANEEVQTEE; from the coding sequence ATGAGTAAAGAAATGATTAAAGCATTAAATATTCTTGAAGAAGAAAAAGGGATTTCTAAAGAAGTTGTGATTACAGCTTTAGAAGCGGCTCTTGTTTCTGCTTATAAGAAAAACTATGGACAAGCACAAAATGTTGAAGTTGAATTTGATGCTAAAAAAGGAAAAATGCATGTATATGCAGTGAAAGAAGTTGTGGAATATGTATTTGATTCAACGCTTGAAGTGAGTATCGAAGAAGCTCATGAATTACATAAAGCTTATGAAGTTGGAGATAAAATTCGTTTTGAAGTAACTCCAAAAGATTTTGGACGTATTGCTGCACAAACAGCCAAACAAGTGATTATGCAACGTTTAAGAGATGCTGAACGTACAAATATTTATAATGAATTTATCGAATACGAAAATGAAATTATGACAGGTGTAGTTGACCGTCAAGATTTCCGTTATGTATATGTGAATTTAGGTAAAATTGTTGCAGGAATGACAAAACAAGATCAAATTCCTACTGAAGAATATTTACCAGATCAACGTATTAAAGTATTAGTATCTAAAGTGGATAATACAACTAAAGGTCCATTAATTTTCGTAAGTCGTACACATCCAGATTTATTAAAACGTTTATTTGAACAAGAAGTTCCTGAAATTTATGAAGGAGTTGTAGAAATCGTTTCGATTGCTCGTGAAGCAGGAGATCGTGCTAAAGTTGCAGTACGTTCTAGAGATACAAACTTAGATCCAGTTGGTACTTGCGTAGGGCCACGTGGTCAACGTGTTCAAAATATCGTAAATGAATTAAATGGTGAAAATATGGATATCGTTGAATGGAACGAAGATCCATCTGTATACATTGCGAATGCATTAAATCCTGCACAAGTTGTGAAAGTAGATTTTGATTCAGATCGTAATAGCTGCATCGTTGTAGTTCCAGATCATCAATTATCATTAGCGATTGGGAAACGTGGACAAAATGCTCGTTTAGCAGCTAAATTAACTGGTTTCCGTATTGATATTAAATCAGAATCAGCTTATCAAGAATATTTAAACCAATTAGATTCAGAATTACCGACAGTTGAAGAAACTGCAAATGAAGAAGTCCAAACTGAAGAATAA
- the rimP gene encoding ribosome maturation factor RimP encodes MSKVAELVSTLALPVIEAEGFELVDLEFVKEGKNWFLRFYLDKPGGIDLDDCAFMSEKFSELLDAQDPDPIPQAYFLEVSSPGAERPLKTEKDLKEAIGQYVHLSFYQQIEGEKFLEGFLTEVTDESVTLEVKIKTRKKSVTIVRENIAKARLAIQF; translated from the coding sequence ATGAGTAAAGTAGCAGAATTAGTTTCAACACTCGCTTTGCCAGTTATTGAAGCGGAAGGGTTTGAATTAGTCGATTTAGAGTTTGTAAAAGAAGGGAAAAATTGGTTTTTACGTTTTTACCTTGACAAACCAGGTGGAATTGATTTAGATGATTGTGCGTTTATGAGTGAAAAATTTAGTGAATTATTAGATGCACAAGATCCAGATCCGATTCCTCAAGCGTATTTCCTTGAAGTATCTTCTCCTGGTGCTGAACGTCCTCTGAAAACTGAGAAAGATTTGAAAGAAGCGATTGGACAATATGTTCATTTATCATTCTATCAACAAATCGAAGGCGAGAAGTTTTTAGAAGGATTTTTAACGGAAGTAACTGATGAGTCAGTGACTTTAGAAGTGAAAATTAAAACACGTAAAAAATCAGTTACGATTGTACGTGAAAATATTGCAAAAGCTAGATTAGCGATTCAATTCTAG
- a CDS encoding TrmH family RNA methyltransferase, producing MEIIRSHQNAMVKNYQKLQTSKGRKKAEAYMIEGEHLVEEAIQSNVSIQRLVVSEDTIHFYEKWTKSYLTMFVSKEVFEKLSMTQTNQGILAIVPLEKKTLVEVSKGRYLLVDAVQDPGNLGTIIRTADAAGFDAVVLGEGCVDLYNDKVIRSMQGSQFHVAIYHENLMDVYTKLKKNNIPIAVTALHREAKDFQWLTGRDSVAIVVGNEGNGVRQELIDSADCIIQIPMFGQAESLNVAIASGVLMYQTRM from the coding sequence ATGGAAATTATTCGTTCGCACCAAAATGCAATGGTTAAAAATTATCAAAAATTACAAACTTCCAAAGGTAGAAAAAAGGCCGAAGCGTATATGATTGAAGGGGAACATTTAGTGGAAGAAGCCATTCAATCAAATGTTTCTATTCAACGTTTAGTTGTCAGTGAGGACACGATTCATTTTTATGAAAAATGGACAAAAAGCTATCTAACAATGTTTGTTTCAAAAGAGGTGTTTGAAAAGTTATCGATGACGCAAACGAATCAAGGTATTTTAGCAATTGTTCCTTTAGAAAAGAAAACATTGGTCGAAGTTTCTAAGGGGCGTTATCTTTTAGTAGATGCGGTTCAAGACCCAGGTAATTTAGGCACGATTATTCGTACTGCTGATGCTGCAGGATTTGATGCAGTTGTTTTAGGGGAAGGCTGTGTAGATTTATATAATGATAAAGTGATTCGCTCCATGCAAGGAAGCCAATTTCACGTAGCGATTTATCATGAGAATTTAATGGATGTATATACAAAATTAAAGAAAAATAATATTCCAATTGCAGTAACGGCTTTGCATCGTGAAGCAAAAGATTTTCAATGGTTAACGGGTAGAGATTCTGTTGCGATTGTGGTGGGAAATGAAGGAAATGGAGTTCGTCAAGAATTGATTGATTCTGCGGATTGTATCATTCAGATTCCTATGTTTGGTCAAGCGGAATCGTTGAATGTTGCCATTGCTAGTGGGGTACTTATGTACCAAACGAGAATGTGA
- a CDS encoding DEAD/DEAH box helicase has translation MKEYIQNKWNEKGFKDLTPIQEATKELIQKGEDVVAVSPTGTGKTLAYLLPLLEKIEINHELQAVILVPSQELAQQIGEVIREWKLPELTMLVLAGGANVKRQIENLKKKPELVVGTPGRLTELANQRKLKLHQVQTLVLDEADYLLAQEHLEQTRSFIKKCPSQRQMICFSATKNEILESIHQWINMTPNWVENEQKMSGKGNVKHVYIESPVRKKDELLRKFANMKQYQALVFVNSLANAGILAEKLQYHNIPCALLTSQENQINRKAAIQAFKKGEVPILLTTDVAARGLDIEDLPVVIHYDLPENKEVYTHRSGRTGRMGKDGLVISFVTEKEVRDLKKLIPADAKLEAFQIHSSQLQVAEKKKLVEKKLYKAKEKKGTAKKAYPSKDKKSFKAKKSSGKKK, from the coding sequence ATGAAAGAATATATTCAAAACAAATGGAATGAAAAAGGGTTTAAAGACTTAACCCCGATTCAAGAAGCAACAAAGGAATTGATTCAAAAAGGGGAAGATGTAGTAGCCGTCTCTCCAACTGGAACAGGGAAAACATTAGCTTATCTGTTACCTTTATTAGAAAAAATTGAAATCAATCATGAACTACAAGCAGTCATTTTAGTACCTAGTCAAGAATTAGCACAACAAATTGGTGAAGTTATTCGTGAATGGAAATTGCCAGAACTAACCATGTTAGTGTTAGCAGGAGGAGCTAATGTAAAGCGTCAAATTGAAAACTTAAAGAAAAAACCAGAATTAGTTGTTGGAACACCAGGACGATTAACAGAATTAGCGAATCAAAGAAAATTAAAACTTCATCAAGTTCAAACGCTTGTTTTAGACGAAGCTGATTATTTATTAGCACAAGAACATTTAGAACAAACTCGTTCCTTTATTAAAAAATGTCCATCACAACGACAAATGATTTGTTTTTCAGCCACTAAAAATGAAATATTAGAATCGATCCATCAATGGATTAATATGACACCAAATTGGGTTGAAAATGAACAGAAAATGTCAGGAAAAGGGAATGTAAAACATGTGTATATTGAATCTCCGGTTCGTAAAAAAGATGAATTGTTAAGAAAATTTGCAAATATGAAGCAATATCAAGCATTAGTATTTGTTAATTCATTGGCAAATGCAGGGATTTTAGCAGAAAAATTACAATACCATAATATCCCATGTGCCCTATTAACAAGCCAAGAAAATCAAATCAATCGTAAAGCAGCCATTCAAGCCTTTAAAAAAGGCGAAGTTCCTATTTTATTAACGACAGATGTGGCAGCACGTGGATTAGATATTGAAGATTTACCAGTCGTGATTCATTATGATTTACCTGAAAATAAAGAGGTATACACGCATCGTTCAGGAAGAACGGGAAGAATGGGAAAAGATGGTTTAGTCATTAGTTTTGTAACAGAAAAAGAAGTGAGAGACTTGAAAAAACTCATACCAGCTGATGCAAAACTAGAAGCGTTCCAAATTCATTCGAGCCAACTACAAGTTGCAGAAAAGAAAAAGCTTGTAGAAAAGAAACTCTATAAAGCAAAAGAGAAAAAAGGAACAGCTAAAAAAGCTTATCCATCAAAAGATAAAAAATCCTTTAAAGCTAAAAAATCATCAGGAAAGAAAAAGTAA